A single genomic interval of Ramlibacter sp. harbors:
- a CDS encoding aminopeptidase P N-terminal domain-containing protein, with amino-acid sequence MNTSLYAARRARVAAQLGADGIAIIPTALERPRNRDSDFLFRHDSYFYYLSGFTEPNAWLVITGDGHSTLFCQPKDLEREIWDGFRLGPDAAPAALGVDAALAVGELDAQLPRLLENRDAVWYPFAIHEGLESRVGGWLNQVRARVRYGALCPEQQRDLCGVLDELRLVKDAHEQDVMRRAAQISARAHIRAMQLSARMLREGKDVREYHLDAELLHEFRLGGSQYPAYGSIVAAGANACVLHYRADAAPVRDGELVLIDAGCELDGYASDITRTFPANGRFSGPQRALYDLVLASQDAAVAATKAGARFNDPHDATVKVLAQGMLDVGLLDKNKVGTVDDVIDSRAYFQFYMHRTGHWLGMDVHDCGSYVEPTQVGEVSERRDPLSNEIIKNRPSRVLHPGMVLTIEPGLYVRPAEGVPEPFHNIGIRIEDDAIVTATGCELISRGVPVKADEIEALMRG; translated from the coding sequence ATGAACACATCCCTTTACGCCGCCCGCCGTGCCCGTGTTGCCGCCCAGCTGGGCGCCGACGGCATCGCCATCATCCCCACCGCTCTGGAGCGTCCGCGCAACCGCGACAGCGACTTCCTGTTCCGCCACGACAGTTACTTTTACTACCTGAGCGGCTTCACCGAACCCAACGCCTGGCTGGTGATCACCGGCGACGGCCACAGCACCCTGTTCTGCCAGCCGAAAGACCTGGAACGCGAGATCTGGGACGGCTTCCGGCTGGGCCCCGACGCCGCGCCCGCCGCGCTGGGCGTGGACGCCGCGCTGGCTGTGGGCGAACTCGACGCGCAGCTGCCCCGCCTGCTGGAGAACCGCGATGCCGTCTGGTACCCGTTTGCCATCCACGAGGGGCTGGAGTCGCGCGTGGGCGGCTGGCTCAACCAGGTGCGCGCGCGCGTGCGCTACGGCGCGCTGTGCCCCGAGCAGCAGCGTGACCTGTGCGGCGTGCTCGACGAGCTGCGGCTGGTCAAGGACGCGCACGAGCAGGACGTGATGCGCCGCGCCGCGCAGATCAGCGCGCGTGCCCACATCCGCGCCATGCAGCTGAGCGCCCGCATGCTGCGCGAAGGAAAGGATGTGCGCGAATACCACCTGGACGCCGAGCTGCTGCACGAGTTCCGCCTGGGTGGCTCGCAGTACCCGGCCTATGGCTCCATCGTGGCGGCCGGCGCCAACGCCTGCGTGCTGCACTACCGCGCCGACGCCGCGCCGGTGCGCGACGGCGAACTGGTGCTGATCGACGCGGGCTGCGAGCTGGACGGTTACGCCAGCGACATCACGCGCACCTTCCCGGCCAACGGCCGGTTCAGCGGGCCGCAGCGCGCGCTGTACGACCTGGTGCTGGCCTCGCAGGACGCCGCCGTGGCGGCCACGAAAGCCGGCGCGCGCTTCAACGACCCGCATGACGCCACCGTCAAGGTGCTGGCCCAGGGCATGCTCGACGTGGGCTTGCTGGACAAGAACAAGGTGGGCACGGTAGACGACGTGATCGACAGCCGCGCCTACTTCCAGTTCTACATGCACCGCACCGGCCACTGGCTGGGCATGGACGTGCACGACTGCGGCAGCTATGTGGAGCCCACGCAGGTGGGCGAGGTGAGCGAGCGACGCGACCCGCTGTCCAACGAGATCATCAAGAACCGCCCCAGCCGCGTGCTGCACCCCGGCATGGTGCTGACCATCGAGCCCGGCCTGTACGTGCGGCCGGCCGAAGGGGTGCCCGAGCCGTTCCACAACATCGGCATCCGCATCGAGGACGACGCCATCGTGACCGCCACCGGCTGCGAACTGATCAGCCGCGGCGTGCCGGTGAAGGCCGATGAGATTGAGGCGTTGATGCGGGGGTGA